In the genome of Anaerolineae bacterium, the window AACGATCTCGTAGCATAGTCTTTGGTCTCCTTTGGTTCACCTCCGACTATTCTACTCAATCGACACTTTTGCACCAGAAACTAGCTACTCCCCTTCTAATTGGTTTCTCGTGGCCATAATTGCGCTGCGTTTATGCAGAAACCGGCTTCTTGTATTAAAATAGGTTTTAGCCAGAACCTATTTCCAAAATAGAGATGTGAGCATGCTGCCAAGAATTTCAACAAAAATACCTGAACTGACTTTGCGTTTTGCCACAGAACTTGATGTGCCCCTGGTCCTTGACTTTATCAAAAAACTGGCCGAATATGAAAAGCGCCTGGCTGAAGTTGTGGCCGATGAAACCATACTCCACGCCTCGTTGTTTGGCCAGCGGCAGGTAGCCGAAGTGATGATTGCCGATTACAATGATGAGCCGGTTGGTTTTGCCCTATTTTTCCACAATTTTTCTACCTTCCTGGGGCGGCCGGGGATTTACGTGGAGGATATTTACATTGACCCACCTATGCGCGGCAAAGGCATTGGCCGGGCCATGTTAGCCTATCTGGCGCGATTGGCCCAAGAACGCCAATGTGGCCGCCTGGATTGGAGCGTGCTCGATTGGAATGAACCGGCTATCAATTTCTACAAAAAATTGGGGGCAGTGCCTCAGCAGGAATGGACCATCTACCGGGTTACCGGTGAGG includes:
- a CDS encoding GNAT family N-acetyltransferase, which produces MLPRISTKIPELTLRFATELDVPLVLDFIKKLAEYEKRLAEVVADETILHASLFGQRQVAEVMIADYNDEPVGFALFFHNFSTFLGRPGIYVEDIYIDPPMRGKGIGRAMLAYLARLAQERQCGRLDWSVLDWNEPAINFYKKLGAVPQQEWTIYRVTGEALHRLAQEF